A window of Daucus carota subsp. sativus chromosome 2, DH1 v3.0, whole genome shotgun sequence genomic DNA:
ataaacacgcatattaagaaaaaagttggttagatagaatcttatctcatgtatcattaattaatgCATTGaaaagtgagaatatagttgattttcaaaaaaatcacaataaatatagggatttagtgcattgaaaaatgagaatatgagtttcaaaaaagtcacaattaatatgtagataaatttgtattgaaagaagagagggacaagtattttgggacaaatttttttcccaaagtggacctataaattgagacggagggagtatcctATAATTTTTCTTGGAAACCCTTGTTCTGCAACCTAAACAATCGAATACAAACATAAAATGGTGTATGTTATCATAGACAGTTTCACATTTCTGAAAGGCCAACCAGATCTAACCGCAGGCCAAACTGTTTTCTGCAAATCGTATGTGTTTTTATAGTGCATTCGTATACTTTTTTAGTTACAATCTAAGGTTTATAGCCTGAATTAGCATATCTGTTGATAAACGCCAAGGAAATGCTAGTCAATTGCGAAACATTCATCGCATACTTCCGGGCTTTGGCCTTAACATATCCTTCATTTACATTATAGAAGCCATCCATGCAAGTAGTATAGTCTGTCAAAGCTGCACTCACCCATGTCTGGACATTACTTATTTCGAAATTAAAATGTGTGGTTCCATCATCCATATGATCCATCTGGTCCATCGATCTCTGAAGCTCGTAAACCGAGTCATCCGTCACCTCAACACAATCGCGCAATGCTGCCCTCTCGCCTACACTCAAGCCCTTGTACTTTGACATATTTTTCATTGTCATGAAAGTTGACTTAGCTTCCTTGAGTGTCACAGAAATAGAAGTATTTGCCAGGAGTTTGGGACTGGCCTGGACTTTTTCCGCGAATTTCGACATTGATTTGTAACAAAGCTGGGGATACAAGGTGGAGTTGCATGAGACTCTGATGAATTCAGTGTAGTTGTTCTTGCTTGTTCCTGGGGAAGCAAAGCTGGTGGCTTGACAGGTACTCAAATATGCTGTCAAGTAGAGAAAAATAAGTAGAGATTTCAGCATTGTTGCATGGGAAACCATGGATGATTTCAGCTTATTTGGTTGCTTGATGAGGTGGTGGGAATAATTGGGGATTGTTGAGAGCAAATTTAAAGAGGAAAAAAGGTCTGAATTTATGGGGAAAACTATTAACTAAGGCAGTGGCTCCCATGAAGCCAAACAGATAATAGGAAAGACAAAAATCTAAGTTTGAAAGCAAAAGAACTTGGTGTTACGTAGAAGCTAATGTGTTGAGATAGCTGTCAAGAAATTTGTAGCCTGTAAAATCTTATCCTACCTCATTTTAGTGAGGCAGTTTACATCTTTTGTTCCCGGAATTTTGTGTTATCTATATAAGAAAAATTGTTCTCGAATTTGTTCCCAAATACTAAGTGATGTAATTTAATTCGTTTCGATCTTCCAAGCTTATAAGCTATATTCTACGTTCAAAAGCACAAATTAGAAATTTTCGATTGGTCACTAGTGGAGTTATTACATCTAGGTGTGAACCTTACAAAGCTTGAACAAAATTTCTCGAGGGTAATGGTCCTACAATTGCAGGACTAGTTGCAGCGGGGGGGAATTTTTATCGTTAAACTTTAAACTAGAAGTTTCGGCGTTTACATTAGAAAATCctgtttttcaaaataatcaGAGAAAATCATTGTCTATCGATGGCAGAGACTTGAGAGTACAAAGGTCGACATGCATTGTACACTATTTTACGGGGATGGTCGACATACATTATGTATTTATGTGCACGTTAGTTTTTCTTGGGTGGGCGTGGAATAGAGAAGTTTCCTGTGTCACAATTTCTTCgatcatatttaaaatatcagAATTGTTAAAATAGCTTCAAATGTTATTAATTAatctaataatttgatttttctgaAAAAACATTAAACAATATTATGTTTAGCTCTAAAAATTACTACAAAACATAATACAATATGACATTTTTGAGTgaaatgtttttataaaatagcGTTTAAGACTTCAAAACGCCACACGAGCCCCTCAGCTATCGATACTTATAAGTctgattaatattaatattaattatttttatttaaaattgaaaaattgatCAACAAttagtatttaataatttacaaTTTGGGTCGTACTCTTTCAAACCCGACTGCGTCCAGCCACCTCTGGCTCTATGCAACcacaatttattgagtttggaGGCCAGACAAGAATATTTACAGGTGATTTAACTCAGAAAAGTGTGCGATAGATCCTGCTCTTAATTACAGACAAATGCAAAGTAAATGACTTGCCTGCACATAATCTACGACTACATCATTATCTATCACTCTCTAAAAGCTTTAATTTCAagagtttgtctagtgtgtgctcatgggcacatgctaagcacgaaaactcataaatttggtgtgttttgattggtgtggttggtatAAATGCAGGgaggccatcattattaaaagagtgtaagccaatcaaaacaaaagaaaatcatcaaattttgtgcttaagCACACCAGAGAAAAACCGTAATTTCAAAAGTCGATTTAATATCCAACCACATACAAGAAAGAACCAAGAGAATAGGCTAGATAGACACATGAACGAATAAATAAGTTTTGTCATCCAGTTACttataattatgttttaatgaacTACAGTCCAGGTCTTTCGTTTTCTTCAGTGACATTACATTCAATTCTTCTACTTGCTTCTGGGTTGGATTCCGGGGTTCtcactttaaaaaataattcataaatattattacaaaaaatgttttataataaaatcaattttccgtttgttttgattttgtgatacataatttaaacatattttgattagataaaatattttaaatttttaatttctttgtgaaatatattttgtaaccaagataatttaaaaatatactccctccgtcccagcagattctttacggtttcctctttgggatgtcccatccaattctttacatttcaaaacttaccaaaaatagtaaatgggtcccaccacttcccaacttttcttcccttttcacactacttttacttcattttcacactacttttactccactaactctcttttatacattaaaaattaatgggccccaccacttcacccacttttctttctctttcccacTACTTTAtccatatttcttaacctccgtgcccaaaccaaacgtaaagaattggctgggacggagggagtattatatataaaaatatcgtTACTGGGAGGCGGCAGACTATCCTTTTCGATGAATTATGGGCAACAAGAAAAACAAGTTTTTAAATGTAGAATTCCCTtaacaaaataattcaaaactatTGACTATAACATGTTCATGTACATACACTGATGCACAATACATTTGACCATGTTGTGCAAATCCAAATCTTATGCccattataataatatgatattttattcgtcatttaaattataattttatataccaTGCTTGCTAGTTGCTGGATTTTTGTATTATTGTTTTCGTACTAGGAGGGTTACGATAACATATAACAATATTCTAATTCATGAAATCTTATCTTTAAACATTGGTTAATTAGCTCTTAGGTCCACATTTGGATGTGCAAATATCGTTAAGTCGATCACCCTCtttactatttttaattattgcTTCCGcgtaatataatattatcaatGGACCCCATacgtaagttttttttttttttttttttttttaaacaaacccCATAAGTAGCGAAATAATCTGGGCTGTAGGAAAGCTTTGTCAAACTGGACAAATCATTAGAAAATCGGCTCACAAAGAACATTGGCATGATTGTTAAATTCCACTTTAGTcaacaagaaaacaaaattaacgAAAAAAACTCATAGTCAACCGTATTCCTTCAGGAAAAAATGGGAATTTTTATGTCAATAATGAACGAACACCAGTGTGATTTATTAGGTTctaataaatgaaatttaagtTCAGTTTTGCGGAATAACTGACTTGACTTTATAGTCCAATATAATACTATTTTTTCTTGAAGAAAATATGATACTATTTGAGCACTAGGACAATCGAGAAGTATATATTTGTGGTGTGTATTTAACCCGACtttaaaaacaatatttgacttttacaattttaaatgtatTTAAATGGATTATGAATAATATATCAGAATATAAGGGAACTAAATTAGAATTCTgaagattttataattttaagatgttcaattaaataaattatttccaAAATCTGTAGATaagtaactaaataaattattttatagcaTTTCATtgagtttttataaaatacattataatttgatatttttttaaaaaacactaaatttataatattatcttaCTTGAGATACCCACTTAAATCGgtcaaaatttataatacttTAGAAATTTGATGCAAATCGTTGTCATGATCGATGAGACTAAAAACACTTACATAAATGGGTCCTGTCCCCAGCAAGTGACTGCTGGGGAACCGTTATCTGGCATATGATTTATCCACCGTCAGATCTTGTCATGGACGATCTGGATTAGAAATCAAATTTTACATATCTAGCGCTTAAAATTCTTTGGTAGGACATGACTCATTTCGGCATTTCATCAAATATGTTAGCCGCAACAAATAAAACAAGCTTGATCCCAGTTATTCATAATTCCTCTAATTCTTTTGCCGTGATTACACAATGTTTAAAGACCCACAATAATGCATATTAAACCATCCAAATCATataatgaaaatcatttatcaaaatcatgatcttataaaaaataaagcTCGACAAAAGTCTGTATTCCATTGAATAGTGTTAATGGATCGCACAAACCAGCTGGAAAGTTAAAATCACAGAGTTTTGCAGTGTAAACGTGGGGAGTATTTTGATCGTGTGATGTGTTGTTGTTTTTGACCCGTTGTGTTTAAAGTATGTATGTTATCAAGCGCTTTTTAAGCGTCGGAACCGTCTAGCTCTTTTTAACTGCTAGACGTGTAGCGTTTAGCGCTTAAAAACCGCTAGACATATAAAATCTGATTTCTAATCTAGACCGTCCATGACAAGATCTAATGGTGGAAAAACCATATGTTAGATAAAGGTCTCCCAGCAGTCACTTGCTGGGGACCAGGACCctacataaatttattaaaaattattgtcATGACGTGCACTTTTTATTGATCTGTTAAATTATATAGCTATCAgaattatttatattgatttgaCTTAAATATATCTATGCTATCAGATCTTAGCATAATTTTCCCCgactttattttgtttaatttaaaactTATGCGGTTTTATTGTTGTACAAGCTCAAACCAGCTCCATGTTATAAAGTTGAGTTGAGAATTGAGATATGATGTGTGACTGTGAGCAAGTACAACATCCTACTGTACACTTCCTCTTCCCCTCCCCTCGTTTCTTTACGTTGCTTTTCGACACGTTTTTTAAAACTCGTTTAAAgtgtaatttcataatatatttttaagaattttttttcttgaataaagtttaatgtttgaatttttattcaaaaatttttttgaaaaagatattatgaaactatactttataggattatcaaaatacgtgtaaacagagtgaacgtaaacaatctAGAGGGACGAAGAGagtatatcttataaattataaatataatataatatagtgacacatgatttttatatatgaatttcaaTAATATATCGGGAGGTGAAAAGATGAAAGAGAATATATGCCATAGAAGTGAAATAGAGATGCCTTGAAAAT
This region includes:
- the LOC108208294 gene encoding 21 kDa protein, with protein sequence MDIVILAELVSSFLRNSMFFPVKAEKVGNDDPQASAYLSTCQATSFASPGTSKNNYTEFIRVSCNSTLYPQLCYKSMSKFAEKVQASPKLLANTSISVTLKEAKSTFMTMKNMSKYKGLSVGERAALRDCVEVTDDSVYELQRSMDQMDHMDDGTTHFNFEISNVQTWVSAALTDYTTCMDGFYNVNEGYVKAKARKYAMNVSQLTSISLAFINRYANSGYKP